The following are encoded in a window of Mycobacteriales bacterium genomic DNA:
- a CDS encoding MarP family serine protease has product MSADLLDLFLLAAIVVVGIGGYRQGLVVDALSLAGLILGGIVGLLVAPPIARAIVAGNAQALVALGLGLVLAILGQLLGTTIGTALRQRIVWKPARLVDSAVGAFVAAAGVLLIAWVFALPVSRSSYTGLNEQVRRSVVMRTMNRTLPPPPPVFDGFLSLFRRQGFPEVFSDLGPTRVTNVPAPDPRVANARAVVVARDRVLKVTGVARSCSRRLEGTAFVYAPEHLMTNAHVVAGVKSPQVEVRPGDQREAKVVLYDPGRDIAVLYVRGLTLAPLAFAGDARSGDSSVVVGYPEDGPFRAEAARVRERITAVGRDIYDRRDIRRDVYSLRTRVRPGNSGGPLLAPDGRVYGVIFAAAADDPATGYALTATEVRSDADAGRTATASVSTQSCD; this is encoded by the coding sequence GTGTCCGCCGACCTGCTCGACCTCTTCCTGCTGGCGGCGATCGTGGTTGTCGGCATCGGCGGCTACCGCCAGGGCCTCGTGGTCGACGCCCTCTCGCTCGCGGGGCTGATCCTCGGCGGCATCGTCGGGCTGCTCGTCGCGCCACCGATCGCCCGCGCGATCGTCGCCGGCAACGCGCAGGCGCTCGTCGCGCTCGGCCTCGGCCTGGTGCTCGCGATCCTCGGCCAGCTCCTCGGCACGACGATCGGCACGGCGTTGCGGCAGCGCATCGTGTGGAAGCCGGCCCGGCTGGTCGACTCGGCGGTCGGCGCGTTCGTCGCGGCGGCGGGCGTGCTGCTCATCGCCTGGGTGTTCGCGCTGCCGGTCTCGCGGTCGTCGTACACCGGCCTGAACGAGCAGGTCCGCCGCTCGGTGGTCATGCGCACGATGAACCGCACGCTGCCGCCCCCGCCGCCGGTCTTCGACGGGTTCCTCAGCCTGTTCCGCCGGCAGGGGTTCCCCGAGGTGTTCTCCGACCTCGGCCCGACCCGCGTCACCAACGTCCCGGCGCCCGACCCGCGCGTCGCCAACGCGCGCGCCGTCGTCGTCGCGCGCGACCGCGTCCTCAAGGTCACGGGTGTCGCCCGGTCCTGCTCGCGGCGGCTCGAGGGGACGGCGTTCGTCTACGCGCCCGAGCACCTGATGACCAACGCGCACGTGGTCGCCGGCGTGAAGTCGCCGCAGGTCGAGGTGCGGCCGGGCGACCAGCGCGAGGCGAAGGTCGTGCTCTACGACCCCGGCCGCGACATCGCGGTGCTCTACGTGCGCGGGCTCACGCTGGCGCCGCTGGCGTTCGCGGGCGACGCGCGCAGCGGCGACAGCTCGGTCGTCGTCGGCTACCCGGAGGACGGGCCGTTCCGCGCCGAGGCGGCGCGCGTGCGCGAGCGGATCACGGCCGTCGGCCGCGACATCTACGACCGCCGCGACATCCGCCGCGACGTGTACTCGCTGCGGACGCGGGTCCGCCCCGGCAACAGCGGCGGGCCGCTGCTCGCGCCGGACGGCCGCGTGTACGGCGTCATCTTCGCGGCCGCCGCCGACGACCCGGCGACCGGCTACGCGCTCACGGCGACGGAGGTGCGTTCCGACGCCGACGCCGGCCGGAC
- a CDS encoding cupredoxin domain-containing protein, whose protein sequence is MQHVRRAAAGALALATVVALGACTKQDNGNNTLADIQDTPSASNGPQSTGPAPSGGGTELVAKDNEFDPKTLTVAAGDVTISMKNTGQAPHTFTNADLKVDVNADAGKTVEVKLTGLKSGQTIKFICKYHESLGMTGELKVS, encoded by the coding sequence ATGCAGCACGTCCGTCGCGCCGCGGCCGGCGCGCTCGCGCTGGCGACCGTCGTCGCCCTCGGCGCGTGCACGAAGCAGGACAACGGCAACAACACCCTCGCCGACATCCAGGACACGCCGAGCGCGTCGAACGGCCCGCAGAGCACCGGCCCCGCCCCGTCCGGCGGCGGCACCGAGCTGGTCGCGAAGGACAACGAGTTCGACCCGAAGACGCTGACCGTCGCCGCGGGCGACGTGACGATCTCGATGAAGAACACCGGCCAGGCGCCGCACACGTTCACCAACGCCGACCTCAAGGTCGACGTCAACGCCGACGCCGGCAAGACCGTCGAGGTCAAGCTCACCGGGCTGAAGTCCGGCCAGACGATCAAGTTCATCTGCAAGTACCACGAGTCGCTGGGCATGACCGGCGAGCTCAAGGTCTCCTAG
- a CDS encoding VTT domain-containing protein, producing the protein MAGLFDSLTSLPAPLVCALVFVLAMLETAAFAGLAVPGETAVVLGGVVAFQGRIPVAAMAAAASLGAVVGDSVGFYLGRRLGTKVLGGRVGRLVGRARVESTMTRIRAGGIRAVVLGRFVGVLRAVMPFAAGASGMAYGRFLVASVLGATAWGTGFTLVGYLAGNSWRRVERYVGRASTVLAVVIVTVVVLVLLARATVRRQDRIRAAWRAFLDRPRVAAVRRRYARQLAFVGKRFRPGPAAGLQLTAVLVGLAILGWLLAVILVQVLGRTGLPALDRNVRSALADQPARLADAVAAVHAVLSPAGAVALAALVGLVTWWRDRRPRGLVVLAVTVAGGLVVPPVVRALVARPNPFTGSFADRTFPATATTVAAATAIALLVVLLPRAARWTRMVTWTFVAIGVVIGAGFAELLAGDVFLSDVLGGAVLGALWGLAASFVVTAVWRAPRPGTS; encoded by the coding sequence ATGGCCGGCCTCTTCGACTCGCTCACGAGCCTGCCCGCGCCCTTGGTGTGCGCGCTGGTCTTCGTGCTCGCGATGCTGGAGACGGCGGCGTTCGCGGGGCTCGCGGTGCCGGGCGAGACGGCGGTCGTGCTCGGTGGCGTGGTGGCGTTCCAGGGCCGGATCCCGGTCGCGGCGATGGCGGCGGCGGCGTCGCTCGGCGCGGTCGTCGGCGACTCGGTCGGCTTCTACCTGGGCCGGCGGCTCGGCACGAAGGTGCTCGGCGGGCGGGTCGGCCGGCTCGTCGGCCGCGCCCGCGTCGAGTCGACGATGACCCGCATCCGCGCGGGCGGCATCCGCGCGGTGGTGCTCGGGCGGTTCGTCGGGGTGCTGCGCGCGGTGATGCCGTTCGCGGCGGGCGCGTCGGGGATGGCGTACGGGCGGTTCCTCGTCGCGAGCGTCCTCGGCGCGACGGCGTGGGGCACCGGCTTCACCCTCGTCGGCTACCTGGCCGGCAACTCGTGGCGCCGCGTCGAGCGCTACGTCGGCCGCGCGTCGACGGTGCTCGCCGTCGTCATCGTGACGGTGGTGGTGCTGGTGCTGCTGGCGCGGGCGACGGTGCGGCGGCAGGACCGGATCCGGGCGGCGTGGCGCGCGTTCCTGGACCGGCCGCGGGTGGCGGCGGTGCGGCGGCGGTACGCGCGCCAGCTCGCATTCGTGGGCAAGCGGTTCCGCCCCGGCCCGGCGGCCGGGCTCCAGCTCACGGCGGTGCTCGTCGGGCTCGCGATCCTCGGCTGGCTGCTCGCCGTGATCCTCGTGCAGGTGCTGGGGCGCACCGGCCTCCCGGCGCTGGACCGCAACGTGCGCAGTGCCCTGGCCGACCAGCCCGCCCGGCTGGCGGACGCGGTGGCGGCCGTGCACGCGGTCCTCTCGCCGGCGGGCGCGGTCGCGCTCGCGGCGCTGGTCGGGCTGGTGACGTGGTGGCGGGACCGGCGCCCGCGCGGACTGGTGGTGCTCGCCGTCACGGTGGCGGGCGGGCTCGTGGTGCCGCCGGTCGTGCGCGCGCTCGTCGCGCGGCCGAACCCGTTCACCGGGTCGTTCGCGGACCGGACGTTCCCGGCGACGGCGACGACGGTCGCGGCGGCGACGGCGATCGCGCTGCTCGTCGTGCTGCTGCCCCGCGCGGCGCGGTGGACCCGCATGGTGACGTGGACGTTCGTCGCGATCGGCGTCGTGATCGGCGCCGGCTTCGCGGAGCTGCTCGCGGGCGACGTGTTCCTCTCCGACGTGCTCGGCGGCGCCGTGCTGGGGGCGTTGTGGGGGCTGGCGGCGTCGTTCGTCGTGACGGCGGTGTGGCGGGCGCCGCGCCCGGGCACGTCGTGA
- a CDS encoding M2 family metallopeptidase, giving the protein MAADEKARALVERLVADLAPLEAEVNEAWWRTNVASSPEADAERIALEQKLSDYFADEATYAELAALAGEDIADADLARSVETLRLAFASEQTPAELRAELVTLGAECDSVYATFRGEAGGRRWSDNEIEQVLSDSDDDAERRAAWEASKQVGAEVAGRVRRLVEVRNDAARRLGYPHYYAMSLAFGELSEERLFALLDELDTLTAEPFRRMKEGLDARLRERFGVDTVMPWHYADPFFQDAPREAAVDLDPLVAGKDLTELTLRTYDGLGLELRPVVERSDLYGREGKNQHAFCLSVDRRDDVRVLCNVIDNERWASTMLHEFGHAAYDVYLGDDLPWALRRPAHSLTTEAVAQLFGRLSKDAGWLRDVAGVPESELVGVDEQVAAALRAHMLVFARWVLVMCHFERGLYADPAADHDTRWWDLVERFQLVPRPPGRHAPDWAAKLHLALAPVYYQNYVLGELFASQLQATVEARGGRLYDDRETGEWLRRSVFGPGARLRWDRLVEQATGERISARAFAKQFV; this is encoded by the coding sequence GTGGCGGCTGACGAGAAGGCGCGCGCGCTGGTGGAGCGGCTGGTCGCCGACCTGGCGCCGTTGGAGGCGGAGGTCAACGAGGCGTGGTGGCGCACCAACGTCGCCTCGTCGCCGGAGGCGGACGCGGAGCGCATCGCGCTGGAGCAGAAGCTCTCCGACTACTTCGCCGACGAGGCGACGTACGCGGAGCTGGCGGCGCTCGCGGGCGAGGACATCGCCGACGCGGACCTGGCGCGCAGCGTGGAGACGTTGCGGCTGGCGTTCGCGAGCGAGCAGACGCCGGCCGAGCTGCGCGCGGAGCTGGTGACGCTGGGCGCGGAGTGCGACTCGGTGTACGCGACGTTCCGCGGCGAGGCCGGCGGCCGGCGGTGGAGCGACAACGAGATCGAGCAGGTGCTCTCCGACAGCGACGACGACGCGGAGCGCCGCGCCGCGTGGGAGGCGAGCAAGCAGGTCGGCGCGGAGGTCGCGGGGCGCGTGCGCCGTCTGGTCGAGGTCCGCAACGACGCCGCCCGCCGCCTCGGCTACCCGCACTACTACGCGATGTCGCTGGCGTTCGGGGAGCTGTCCGAGGAGCGGCTGTTCGCGCTGCTGGACGAGCTGGACACGCTGACGGCCGAGCCGTTCCGGCGGATGAAGGAGGGGCTGGACGCGCGGCTGCGCGAGCGGTTCGGCGTCGACACGGTGATGCCGTGGCACTACGCGGACCCGTTCTTCCAGGACGCGCCGCGCGAGGCCGCCGTCGACCTGGACCCGCTCGTCGCCGGGAAGGACCTGACCGAGCTGACGCTGCGGACCTACGACGGGCTGGGGCTGGAGCTGCGGCCGGTCGTGGAGCGCAGCGACCTCTACGGCCGGGAGGGCAAGAACCAGCACGCGTTCTGCCTGTCGGTCGACCGCCGCGACGACGTCCGCGTGCTCTGCAACGTCATCGACAACGAGCGCTGGGCGTCGACGATGCTGCACGAGTTCGGGCACGCGGCGTACGACGTGTACCTCGGCGACGACCTGCCGTGGGCGCTGCGGCGGCCGGCGCACTCGCTGACGACGGAGGCGGTCGCGCAGCTCTTCGGCCGGCTGTCGAAGGACGCGGGCTGGCTGCGCGACGTTGCGGGCGTTCCGGAGTCGGAGCTGGTCGGCGTGGACGAGCAGGTGGCGGCGGCGCTGCGCGCGCACATGCTGGTGTTCGCGCGCTGGGTGCTGGTGATGTGCCACTTCGAGCGCGGCCTCTACGCCGACCCGGCGGCCGACCACGACACGCGCTGGTGGGACCTGGTCGAACGGTTCCAGCTCGTGCCCCGCCCGCCCGGCCGGCACGCGCCCGACTGGGCGGCGAAGCTGCACCTCGCGCTCGCCCCGGTCTACTACCAGAACTACGTGCTCGGCGAGCTGTTCGCGTCGCAGCTCCAGGCGACGGTCGAGGCGCGCGGCGGCCGCCTCTACGACGACCGGGAGACCGGGGAGTGGCTGCGGCGCAGCGTGTTCGGGCCGGGCGCCCGGCTGCGCTGGGACCGGCTGGTGGAGCAGGCCACGGGCGAACGCATCTCCGCCAGGGCCTTCGCGAAGCAGTTCGTCTGA
- a CDS encoding CoA pyrophosphatase has protein sequence MTALPDWLRPLADAVPTVPASYWSRFLPPDGERRMSAVLALFGEGEHGPDLLFIERAHTLRSHAGQPAFPGGKVDPEDETPVHAALREAREEAGVDPASVEVFDTLPPLFLPPSGFTVVTVLGWWRAPHAVAPVDPGEVAAVERVPLAELADPANRCEVGLSNGWRGPGFRVRGLLVWGFTAGLVDKLLALGGWERPWGPGPLLPRPAVPEPMVEEVAGGG, from the coding sequence GTGACCGCGCTGCCGGACTGGCTGCGGCCGCTCGCGGACGCGGTGCCGACGGTGCCGGCGTCGTACTGGTCGCGGTTCCTGCCGCCCGACGGCGAACGCCGCATGAGCGCGGTGCTGGCACTGTTCGGCGAGGGGGAGCACGGGCCGGACCTGCTGTTCATCGAACGCGCCCACACGCTGCGCAGCCACGCCGGGCAGCCGGCGTTCCCGGGCGGGAAGGTGGACCCGGAGGACGAGACGCCGGTGCACGCGGCGCTGCGCGAGGCGCGCGAGGAGGCGGGCGTCGACCCGGCGAGCGTCGAGGTGTTCGACACGCTGCCGCCGCTGTTCCTGCCGCCGAGCGGGTTCACGGTCGTCACGGTGCTCGGCTGGTGGCGGGCGCCGCACGCGGTCGCGCCGGTGGACCCGGGCGAGGTGGCGGCGGTGGAGCGGGTGCCGCTCGCCGAGCTGGCCGACCCGGCGAACCGCTGCGAGGTCGGGCTGTCGAACGGCTGGCGCGGCCCCGGCTTCCGGGTGCGCGGTCTGCTGGTGTGGGGGTTCACCGCGGGGCTGGTCGACAAGCTGCTCGCGCTGGGCGGGTGGGAACGTCCGTGGGGACCGGGGCCGCTGCTACCGCGGCCCGCGGTGCCCGAGCCGATGGTGGAGGAGGTGGCCGGTGGCGGCTGA
- a CDS encoding TlpA disulfide reductase family protein, whose protein sequence is MRPRNAAAAALLLLAACQGSDKKPGPTADPLPVVRTDACPAAGQLLPADKRPAKGTRLADVTLPCIGQDARVDMRALGGVPTVVNLWASWCLPCRTEMPDLQRSYKYYDGRVRFLGVDTERFERDGRAAIQRTAVSYPSVFDKDERIKRGLNSRNLPVTVLVGADGLIKDVHLGQLTEKELRAAVAKHLGVS, encoded by the coding sequence ATGAGGCCGCGCAACGCCGCCGCGGCCGCGCTGCTGCTGCTGGCCGCGTGCCAGGGCAGCGACAAGAAGCCCGGGCCGACAGCCGACCCGTTGCCGGTGGTGCGGACCGACGCGTGCCCGGCGGCCGGCCAGCTCCTGCCGGCGGACAAGCGCCCGGCGAAGGGCACGCGCCTCGCGGACGTGACGTTGCCGTGCATCGGGCAGGACGCGCGGGTGGACATGCGGGCGCTCGGCGGCGTGCCGACGGTCGTCAACCTGTGGGCGTCGTGGTGCCTGCCGTGCCGGACCGAGATGCCGGACCTCCAGCGCTCCTACAAGTACTACGACGGGCGGGTGCGCTTCCTCGGCGTCGACACGGAACGCTTCGAGCGCGACGGCCGCGCGGCGATCCAGCGGACCGCGGTGTCGTACCCGAGCGTGTTCGACAAGGACGAGCGGATCAAGCGCGGGCTGAACTCCCGCAACCTCCCCGTCACCGTCCTCGTCGGCGCCGACGGGCTGATCAAGGACGTCCACCTGGGCCAGCTGACCGAGAAAGAGCTGCGGGCGGCGGTCGCGAAGCACCTCGGCGTCTCGTGA